A genome region from Drosophila simulans strain w501 chromosome 2R, Prin_Dsim_3.1, whole genome shotgun sequence includes the following:
- the LOC6735787 gene encoding prostasin produces MQTRLAWIAFVFWFLSDVAASIFLEPHCGNYIAPKISGGYNAAFHYSAWMAAINNKTHFICGGTLIHKRFVLTAAHCIRGQDVLSVGLGAYYKSHPEVRRDVIEKIMFDGRSSFENDIGLLKLSSNVIFNAHIRPICIVLNHSLANQMRNVSTFKAFGWGFLRGRKETDILQTITLNNLDRKKCEVDLSVYLSEKQICAGVPFGDTCQGDSGGPLTNNVNISEVGNREVQFGIISAGKITCDGLGMYVDVMSYADWIKTTIERHYTEDEPQSSPVPKIKPQQQDVFLYSDCGGANIAANLEADIYGLNLRAQGIFITHQFVLTNAERLPRNPSNLRVYVKGRTKFYEGYSVLSVLPNDQNDVALLKLNRPVTTRGSPAGMKPICMLANVVDQQRAASTPPFTMFFDAPTHRRIYDVSVALGNPHQCSGRIQRRVEWNKLCVEPPNGMSRIGSGSYILGKKVTNSGKIMLVLFGIVSDSSNGLYVFTNVMNLSEWIANAIRNN; encoded by the exons ATGCAGACACGTTTGGCTTGGATTGCCTTCGTTTTTTGGTTCCTCAGCGATGTGGCTGCTTCAATCTTCTTGGAACCGCACTGTGGAAACTATATCGCACCCAAAATCAGCGGCGGGTATAATGCCGCATTTCATTATTCTGCCTGGATGGCAGCTATAAACAATAAGACACATTTTATCTGCGGCGGCACGCTGATTCATAAGC GATTCGTTTTAACAGCTGCGCATTGCATACGTGGCCAGGACGTCCT ATCGGTTGGTTTGGGTGCCTACTATAAGAGTCATCCTGAAGTTCGCAGAGACGTCatagaaaaaataatgttCGACGGGCGTTCTTCTTTTGAAAATGACATTGGCCTGCTCAAGCTGTCCAGCAACGTAATCTTTAATG CCCATATTCGTCCAATCTGCATCGTTTTGAACCACAGTCTGGCCAACCAAATGCGCAACGTGTCGACCTTCAAAGCCTTTGGATGGGGATTCTTACGCGGACGCAAGGAAACCGATATTCTTCAGACCATCACCCTTAATAATTTGGATCGAAAAAAGTGCGAAGTGGATTTGTCAGTTTATCTCAGTGAGAAACAGATATGCGCTGGTGTACCTTTCGGAGACACCTGTCAAGGCGATTCTGGCGGTCCCCTGACGAACAATGTGAATATTAGCGAAGTCGGCAATCGGGAAGTTCAGTTCGGGATCATCAGCGCTGGCAAAATTACCTGCGATGGACTGGGAATGTATGTCGATGTGATGAGCTATGCGGACTGGATTAAGACGACAATAGAGAGGCATTATACCGAGGATGAACCACAGTCATCACCCGTCCCCAAAATTAAACCCCAGCAGCAGGATGTGTTTTTGTACAGCGACTGTGGCGGCGCCAACATTGCTGCGAATTTGGAGGCAGATATTTATGGACTCAATTTGCGGGCTCAGGGCATCTTCATAACACACC AGTTCGTGTTAACCAATGCAGAACGCTTGCCAAGGAACCCATCAAACTT GAGGGTATATGTGAAGGGAAGGACGAAATTCTACGAGGGGTATAGTGTGCTCAGCGTCTTACCGAACGATCAAAATGATGTAGCGTTGCTTAAGCTTAATCGCCCCGTGACGACCCGTGGAAGCCCAG CCGGAATGAAACCCATATGTATGCTGGCGAATGTAGTAGACCAACAGAGGGCCGCGTCTACTCCACCCTTCACCATGTTCTTCGATGCGCCCACTCATAGACGCATATATGATGTCAGTGTGGCCCTTGGAAACCCTCACCAATGCTCAGGAAGAATCCAGAGACGAGTAGAGTGGAATAAACTGTGCGTCGAACCTCCCAACGGAATGAGCCGCATTGGAAGCGGTAGCTACATACTGGGGAAGAAGGTAACGAACTCGGGGAAGATAATGTTGGTTCTGTTTGGTATCGTCAGTGATTCTTCCAATGGTCTGTACGTCTTCACAAACGTTATGAATTTATCGGAATGGATTGCAAATGCGATTAGGAATAACTAA
- the LOC6735788 gene encoding nuclear pore complex protein Nup214, with translation MAQIAPDCKDTQDFQFKLHHKVVAFKKCGEPRSNVNLLAVSSSRGLLFAGSPTQPELKVIIVKDLVNAKSTGQQPQARLVTLPSIPNYIACNSDGNLLAVNYTQNGTGLLSIYAVISFMTPDVRPVSSIRLAAEDHVHSVQLLWNPVLPNSLAVVLSNGALAMYALKEGGHVEMHSLNKDQQVKCGCWSPKGKQIVLGFSGGTVKQFKPDLTLAKQILCPPNIHDAPFDTIAIQWLSTFQFAVIFLQHGEDCSPSLYILNAPKDGAPRYIKYYDICYSINGPRKDQFLFSHVPQWNLLLVVSANGVEVGIMGSTEAGDSPAWQQLTLLDEARIEMPLSEDKDETFPLGFAFDTSTTHQLTINEQKLQTMPMVHVLSSDGILLSFNFLNMLPTAVSVCSPPPPVADTSGQFKPLNTLLASEEEEQPAWAASPPTKAPAVTPAASSDISFAFPPNTVTSTPAPSKDKQPSLFSGFGAAAAKAPASQLSFGTAPTSSPLSFGAPATNAAKPTTPFGAPATNAATPTTPFGGFGTQATTTAMGSMFSAPGANAFGGMALNKPAIASVTPRTAPPGSTATATPSASAPANKPLYTVPSTFTPVDTKPDTSAPPSIADESLKPDDIEPIIKDMIALQIEAFSQDIQKQKEQTKELFKGIAAPSALRAYAKRLDDLQELNDQAKDVEFELDVQGLRQGLNEAYAIVAECRGKLEIYRKPEITRLMNSSSCDPSGRRMLARLQSYVAANEAQLRLAQQHVDMQWEQFQDVVRRNSKSRMHMPCLEGIYQRLTRLQNLTSNQRILQNNIKAKLKERGLLQAALLDQEKSRTRTNEAVDTLADSILKMSLSQVVDSNAAKLSRERLQKIRNVVQLQKINVICPQRPDRVGLKSEVILETKRRAEQIKKAAAKPATANKYTQSAVAPPPTPNVASTPAVAPMPQASVTVAPSLPKPMPSIPSLVEKPGVPTTTTPAATSFSFSQSSPFVNTSTVTPTTNTMTPGEAAKPGLSIFGGSTSSSFSFGGGAAKSTLSFGAGSPAVAAPTPKPNPLAAVEKPTPEPTKPKEQNAAMTPGETANPGLSIFGGITNSSFSFGGGATKSALSFGAGSPAVAASTPKPNPLAAVEKPTPEPTKPKEQNAALELKAVQPETEESKVPQKPKAETENKSFGFGGFTGTADTAGNTSSSPFSFGGLGSSLGFGGTAAAVPKSEPSSTATTNVATSASTAPFGIFSAALAKPSNSEPITTVTSSTTTITSKPANVIASSSSTDAPSATNNSAPIGGLFSSVNICKPNTPADNTKPANIFGGGSSAGSFSFGGTTDASKGLFGSIKSVTSATTAPTSVTEANNKTDPISTTALNISTTTTTTAVSSPAVVPAAVTAAIPATSSTTVTSIAAVPGSAFSFSNAFSTLSAGGAVAPTTTAPPPLTANSPTSTSTGSNSSNSVFGGGFAAATSTTAPVANPFQSAAKSPVSSGNIFGSIPKPETSVFGGVATAPSNTTAAATPAAPPVGLFASAAISNPSPFGSPTTSAPASGVNIFGQAVKPSVFGQPAQAGDSGGSIFGGGSASAPFGSSSIFGGGNTQSAVGAPAAGSTSIFGQKVFGQSSVAAPAEGGNIFSNPVGSPQASPFGGGGNSIFGSPATASPASGGSIFGGGSSSGGFGSFTQTTPAQGGFGGGFGQSGGGSVAQTGFGSPQTAQQQTTTPGGFGAKPVFGGSPAFGASPTFGGGATFGSPKGFGGFGGASPVASPPPFGAAAKPAQGNIFETLGGQESGLSFGNLAQTGNSNAQKPAFGGSSFMNYR, from the exons ATGGCGCAGATTGCACCAGACTGCAAGGACACGCAG GACTTTCAATTCAAACTGCACCACAAGGTTGTTGCGTTCAAAAAATGCGGTGAGCCCCGCAGCAATGTGAACCTGCTGGCGGTCTCCAGCAGCCGGGGATTACTCTTTGCCGGGAGTCCAACGCAGCCGGAACTCAAAG TGATCATTGTAAAGGATTTGGTCAATGCAAAGAGCACAGGCCAACAGCCGCAGGCGCGTCTGGTGACACTGCCCAGTATTCCGAATTACATTGCTTGCAACTCCGATGGTAACCTGCTGGCCGTGAATTACACCCAAAACGGCACAGGCCTGCTGAGCATATATGCGGTGATATCGTTTATGACCCCTGATGTTCGTCCTGTTTCCAGTATTCGCCTGGCCGCCGAGGATCACGTGCACAGCGTCCAGCTGCTCTGGAATCCAGTGCTGCCCAACAGCCTGGCCGTTGTTTTGAGCAACGGAGCGCTTGCAATGTATGCCCTGAAGGAGGGGGGACACGTTGAAATGCACTCGCTGAACAAGGATCAACAAGTTAAGTGCGGCTGCTGGTCGCCCAAGGGCAAACAGATCGTTCTTGGTTTTTCTGGCGGCACGGTGAAGCAGTTCAAGCCGGATCTGACTCTGGCCAAGCAGATTTTGTGTCCTCCGAATATACATGATGCCCCCTTTGACACCATTGCTATACAGTGGCTGTCGACATTTCAGTTTGCAGTGATCTTTCTCCAGCATGGCGAGGACTGTAGCCCCTCGCTGTACATCCTAAATGCTCCCAAGGATGGTGCGCCCAGATACATAAAGTACTATGACATCTGCTACAGCATTAACGGCCCCAGGAAAGATCAGTTCCTATTTAGCCATGTGCCCCAGTGGAATCTGCTGCTCGTAGTCTCGGCTAATGGCGTGGAAGTGGGCATTATGGGATCAACCGAGGCTGGCGATTCACCAGCTTGGCAGCAGCTTACATTGCTCGATGAGGCACGCATTGAAATGCCCCTAAGTGAAGACAAGGATGAGACTTTTCCGCTGGGCTTTGCTTTTGACACTTCTACAACGCACCAGCTGACGATAAATGAGCAGAAGCTGCAGACTATGCCCATGGTGCATGTTTTGAGTTCGGATGGAATATTGCTCTCATTCAACTTTCTTAATATGCTGCCGACGGCGGTGTCTGTTTGTTCGCCACCTCCTCCAGTGGCCGATACTTCTGGGCAGTTCAAGCCGTTGAATACGCTGCTTGCTAGTGAGGAAGAAGAGCAGCCGGCTTGGGCAGCCAGTCCGCCCACCAAGGCTCCTGCTGTAACTCCTGCTGCTTCCTCGGACATATCTTTTGCATTCCCGCCGAATACCGTTACTTCAACCCCAGCTCCCTCGAAGGATAAGCAACCATCATTGTTTTCTGGCtttggagcagctgcagctaaGGCACCTGCTTCGCAGCTATCTTTTGGAACTGCTCCGACTTCTAGTCCACTTTCGTTTGGTGCTCCAGCTACCAATGCAGCCAAGCCAACAACACCATTTGGTGCTCCAGCTACCAATGCAGCCACGCCAACAACACCGTTTGGTGGATTTGGCACGCAGGCAACGACTACTGCCATGGGTAGTATGTTTTCTGCTCCAGGAGCAAATGCCTTTGGGGGAATGGCATTGAACAAACCGGCTATTGCCAGTGTGACACCCCGAACAGCGCCACCAGGGTCAACAGCTACCGCAActccttctgcttctgctccagCAAACAAACCACTGTACACTGTTCCTTCAACATTCACACCAGTGGACACAAAACCAGACACTTCAGCTCCACCATCAATTGCAGATGAAAGTCTTAAGCCTGACGACATAGAGCCTATTATCAAGGACATGATTGCCCTACAAATCGAAGCCTTTAGCCAGGATAtccaaaagcaaaaggaacAGACGAAGGAACTCTTCAAAGGC ATTGCAGCACCATCTGCTTTGAGGGCATACGCAAAGAGACTGGATGATCTTCAGGAGCTCAATGACCAAGCCAAGGATGTGGAGTTCGAGTTGGATGTACAGGGATTGCGACAGGGTCTTAATGAGGCATATGCCATCGTAGCAGAGTGTCGCGGGAAGCTGGAGATTTATAGAAAACCAGA GATTACGCGTTTAATGAACTCGAGCTCCTGTGATCCCTCTGGCCGTCGCATGCTAGCTCGTCTTCAGAGCTACGTGGCTGCCAATGAGGCCCAGCTGCGTCTTGCCCAGCAGCATGTCGATATGCAGTGGGAACAGTTTCAGGATGTTGTGCGGCGCAATTCGAAGTCTCGCATGCACATGCCTTGCCTAGAGGGAATCTATCAACGACTGACAAGACTTCAAAACCTCACTTCTAACCAGCGAATTCTACAGAACAACATAAAGGCCAAACTTAAGGAGCGCGGATTGCTGCAGGCCGCTCTGCTCGACCAGGAGAAAAGTCGCACCCGCACCAACGAAGC aGTGGATACATTGGCCGACTCCATTCTCAAGATGAGTCTGAGCCAGGTAGTGGACTCTAATGCAGCCAAGCTCTCTCGAGAAAGACTACAAAAAATCCGTAATGTTGTCCAGCTGCAGAAGATCAATGTCATTTGTCCCCAGCGACCAGATCGAGTGGGGCTCAAGTCGGAGGTTATTTTGGAAACGAAACGTAGGGCGGAGCAAATTAAAAAGGCAGCAGCCAAACCTGCAACAGCCAACAAATACACCCAATCAGCAGTCGCTCCGCCTCCCACACCAAATGTTGCATCCACGCCAGCTGTCGCACCCATGCCACAAGCAAGTGTCACAGTGGCTCCTTCGCTGCCTAAACCAATGCCATCTATACCGTCCCTTGTGGAAAAGCCTGGAGTGCCCACAACTACAACTCCAGCGGCTACGTCATTTTCCTTCAGCCAAAGCAGCCCGTTTGTGAATACATCTACTGTGACGCCAACGACAAATACTATGACTCCTGGCGAAGCTGCCAAGCCGGGTCTATCCATTTTCGGCGGCAGTACTAGTTCCAGCTTTAGTTTCGGCGGTGGTGCTGCCAAGTCGACGCTCTCATTCGGAGCAGGATCGCCAGCCGTGGCAGCTCCTACCCCAAAACCAAACCCGTTGGCAGCGGTCGAAAAACCAACACCAGAGCCGACTAAGCCCAAAGAGCAGAACGCAGCTATGACTCCTGGCGAAACTGCCAATCCGGGTCTATCCATTTTCGGCGGCATTACTAATTCCAGCTTTAGTTTCGGCGGTGGTGCTACCAAGTCGGCGCTCTCATTCGGAGCAGGATCGCCAGCCGTGGCAGCTTCTACCCCAAAACCAAACCCGTTGGCAGCGGTCGAAAAACCAACACCAGAGCCGACTAAGCCCAAAGAGCAGAACGCAGCTCTAGAACTCAAGGCGGTACAACCCGAAACAGAAGAGTCAAAAGTACCCCAAAAACCAAAGGCAGAGACGGAAAACAAATCCTTTGGATTTGGAGGATTTACAGGAACTGCAGATACTGCCGGAAATACTTCCAGCTCCCCGTTCAGCTTTGGCGGGCTGGGTTCATCTCTAGGTTTCGGTGGAACAGCCGCTGCTGTGCCAAAATCTGAACCTTCCAGCACGGCAACCACTAATGTAGCGACATCAGCTTCAACTGCACCGTTTGGCATCTTCTCGGCAGCTTTGGCAAAACCATCCAACTCTGAACCGATCACCACAGTGACTAGCAGCACAACCACCATCACCAGCAAACCCGCGAATGTAATAGCTTCTAGCAGCTCAACTGATGCTCCTTCCGCGACCAACAACTCGGCTCCTATTGGAGGCCTATTTAGCTCTGTGAACATCTGCAAGCCCAACACTCCTGCAG ATAACACCAAACCAGCCAACATTTTTGGAGGCGGTTCGTCCGCTGGTAGCTTTTCATTTGGCGGAACAACTGATGCCTCAAAGGGATTATTCGGCAGTATCAAGTCGGTGACATCAGCCACTACAGCTCCCACAAGTGTGACGGAGGCGAACAACAAAACTGATCCTATTTCAACCACCGCATTAAACATTtcaactactactactacgaCGGCTGTATCAAGTCCAGCAGTAGTTCCTGCGGCAGTCACCGCAGCAATTCCGGCAACATCGAGCACAACGGTAACATCTATCGCTGCTGTTCCTGGCAGCGCGTTCTCCTTCTCAAACGCATTTAGCACTCTAAGTGCGGGAGGTGCTGTAGCTCCAACTACCACCGCTCCACCTCCCTTAACTGCCAACAGCCCCACCTCTACATCTACAGGCAGTAACTCGTCGAATTCAGTGTTTGGTGGTGgctttgcagcagcaacatcaacaacggCTCCAGTGGCTAATCCCTTTCAGTCAGCTGCAAAAAGTCCAGTTTCGAGtggaaacatttttggcaGTATACCTAAGCCGGAGACCAGTGTTTTCGGAGGGGTTGCAACTGCTCCTTCAAACACCACGGCTGCGGCAACACCAGCTGCACCACCAGTGGGTCTCTTTGCATCGGCCGCGATTAGTAACCCTTCGCCGTTTGGTAGTCCGACGACTAGTGCACCAGCCTCTGGCGTCAACATTTTTGGTCAGGCTGTTAAGCCAAGTGTCTTTGGTCAACCGGCACAAGCAGGCGATAGCGGAGGATCAATTTTTGGTGGCGGATCCGCCAGTGCACCTTTTGGATCCAGCTCAATTTTTGGAGGAGGTAATACGCAGAGCGCAGTCGGCGCCCCGGCTGCGGGAAGTACttcaatttttggccaaaaagtgtttGGTCAATCATCAGTGGCTGCACCGGCAGAAGGTGGAAATATATTCTCCAATCCCGTCGGCAGTCCGCAAGCTTCTCCTTTTGGTGGCGGAGGAAACTCCATTTTCGGATCACCAGCAACAGCTTCGCCCGCATCTGGCGGATCGATCTTTGGCGGTGGCAGCAGCTCTGGTGGATTTGGCTCCTTCACGCAGACAACACCAGCTCAGGGGGGCTTCGGTGGTGGATTTGGACAGAGCGGAGGAGGATCTGTGGCCCAGACTGGTTTTGGCTCACCTCAAACCGCGCAGCAACAAACGACGACACCAGGTGGGTTTGGAGCCAAGCCCGTTTTCGGTGGATCCCCGGCTTTTGGGGCTAGCCCCACATTTGGGGGAGGTGCCACCTTTGGCAGTCCGAAGGGATTTGGTGGATTTGGCGGTGCCAGCCCAGTAGCCTCCCCTCCACCCtttggtgctgctgcaaagCCGGCACAGGGAAACATCTTTGAAACGTTGGGGGGACAGGAATCGGGACTCTCTTTCGGAAATCTAGCACAGACTGGAAACTCAAATGCACAGAAACCAGCGTTTGGCGG ATCGAGCTTCATGAATTATCGTTGA